A portion of the Pomacea canaliculata isolate SZHN2017 linkage group LG13, ASM307304v1, whole genome shotgun sequence genome contains these proteins:
- the LOC112553770 gene encoding collagen type IV alpha-3-binding protein-like → MTSTEAEKDELSLTDDEEEFEDEVLPELQGTLSKWTNYLHGWQDRFIVLKDFTLSYYKSEDETAFGCRGAVSLTRASVTPHQFDECRFDVSVNDSLWYLRASSNEERQRWVDAIELHKQAESGYGSENNLRRHGSMLSLTSGTSLSTASTSSFKRGRGLKEKLAEMETFRDILCRQIDTLQSYFDSCASAVAQGAAHELDHDDLEDDIDLERLGPNSPEVHSGHNAGVRLSGKDLASVLRQHGGHAVDFKGEAFTFRATTAGIVATLSHCIELMSQREDAWKKRLEREVERRKKYEEAYKATVADKKPHIVGGPDYEEGPHCMITEDEFYDAVDATLDKLEKEEEKKKKELSLPKPQQVISLSPNHPLYDEINEVTSAHMRRLLTSSQEEEDILWTCITDQGDLKVFTRKLEENGIVIDPLKAVATVRGITGHEVCYYFWEFENRLEWEATLESTRIVEWLSDDTFINNNVIKRVWPASQRDACFWSHIRHITANSDEGPDSWIVVNYSTDHSNCPANKYVRITMNVAMICQTIIEPPANGGEISRDNITVKITYTADVNPGGWAPASALRTVYKREYPRFLRRFTQYVIDKTKDKPILF, encoded by the exons ATGACATCTACTGAAGCGGAGAAAGACGAACTGAGTCTGACAGACGACGAAGAGGAGTTTGAAGATGAAGTGCTACCGGAGCTTCAGGGCACTCTGAGTAAATGGACTAACTACTTACACGGTTGGCAAGACCGTTTCATCGTGCTTAAGGATTTTACTCTAAGCTACTATAAATCTGAAGATGAGACGGCATTTGGATGTCGTGGGGCTGTTAGTCTGACCCGTGCCAGTGTGACG CCACATCAGTTCGATGAATGCCGATTTGATGTCAGTGTCAATGACAGCCTATGGTACCTTCGAGCTTCTAGCAATGAAGAAAGGCAGCGGTGGGTCGATGCCATTGAGCTTCACAAG CAGGCAGAATCAGGTTATGGCAGTGAAAATAATCTCCGTCGTCATGGCTCAATGCTTTCCCTCACTTCAGGCACCAGTCTGTCCACTGCATCAACTTCTTCCTTTAAG CGTGGTAGAGGGCTTAAGGAGAAGTTGGCAGAGATGGAGACTTTCCGAGATATCCTGTGCCGACAGATTGACACGCTGCAGAGTTACTTTGACAGTTGTGCCTCTGCTGTAGCCCAAGGTGCAGCTCATGAAT tgGACCATGATGACCTGGAAGATGATATTGACCTTGAGCGTCTGGGACCAAACTCACCTGAAGTACATTCAGGACATAATGCAGGGGTTCGCCTGTCTGGAAAAGATTTAG catCTGTTTTGCGGCAACATGGAGGCCATGCTGTAGACTTCAAAGGAGAGGCCTTCACCTTTAGGGCAACCACTGCAGGAATTGTTGCCACTCTTTCACACTGCATTGAACTTATGAGCCAGCGTGAAGATGCCTGGAAGAAGCGTCTCGAAAGG GAGGTAGAGAGGaggaaaaaatatgaagaagcTTATAAAGCTACAGTTGCTGACAAGAAGCCACACATTGTTGGAGGGCCAGACTATGAG GAGGGGCCTCATTGCATGATTACAGAGGATGAGTTTTACGATGCTGTGGATGCCACATTAGACAAGCttgagaaggaagaagaaaag aagaaaaaggaaCTGTCACTTCCCAAACCACAGCAAGTGATATCCTTGTCACCAAACCACCCTCTTTATGATGAG ATTAATGAGGTGACCAGTGCACACATGCGACGGCTGCTTACATCATCTCAGGAAGAGGAAGACATTTTGTGGACGTGCATCACAGACCAAGGGGACCTCAAGGTCTTCACCAGGAAGTTGGAAGAGAATGGCATTGTTATTGACCCCCTCAAGGCTGTTGCTACAGTCAGG GGTATTACAGGGCATGAGGTTTGCTATTATTTCTGGGAGTTTGAAAATCGTTTGGAATGGGAAG cCACGTTGGAGAGCACCCGCATTGTTGAGTGGCTGTCAGATGACACgttcatcaacaacaatgtcATCAAACGGGTATGGCCAGCCTCACAACGAGATGCCTGCTTCTGGTCCCACATCAGACATATCACAGCCAACAGTGACGAAGGCCCAGACTCGTGGATAGTTGTCAACTACTCCACAGACCATTCTAACTGCCCA GCTAACAAATATGTACGCATTACCATGAATGTGGCCATGATCTGTCAAACAATCATTGAGCCCCCGGCCAATGGAGGGGAAATCTCCCGTGACAATATCACAGTCAAAATCACCTACACTGCTGATg TAAACCCAGGAGGATGGGCACCTGCATCAGCATTGCGGACAGTTTACAAGCGGGAATATCCACGTTTCCTGCGACGCTTCACTCAATATGTGATAGATAAAACCAAAGACAAGCCCATTCTCTTTTAA
- the LOC112554569 gene encoding uncharacterized protein LOC112554569 — protein MWGKDCKHQCNCAISTDECNRNNGTCDGHCDPRFRGAACQIQNMALQKPTRQSSLFYHDESQSLQYSFHAVDGNDDPSAGHCAVTQSLGESWWEVDLLSHVFINRITIVGQKYSTFTKMSLHIEVDGEVCFKRENSVRPSIQEDIFCTHNVIGTDRALHGPQRDYTVRGQNLGVH, from the exons ATGTGGGGCAAAGACTGCAAGCACCAGTGTAACTGCGCCATCTCCACGGATGAATGCAATCGGAACAACGGGACCTGCGATGGTCACTGTGACCCTCGCTTCAGAGGAGCCGCCTGTCAGATCC AGAACATGGCCTTGCAGAAACCCACCCGCCAGTCCAGCCTGTTTTACCACGACGAGTCCCAGTCACTCCAGTACTCTTTTCATGCTGTCGACGGTAACGACGACCCGTCTGCCGGCCACTGCGCCGTCACGCAGTCGTTGGGCGAGTCTTGGTGGGAGGTGGACCTCCTGAGCCATGTCTTCATCAACAGGATCACCATCGTGGGTCAGAAGTACA GCACGTTCACAAAGATGTCGCTGCACATTGAGGTCGACGGGGAAGTGTGCTTCAAGCGAGAGAATTCCGTGCGTCCCTCTATTCAGGAAGACATTTTCTGCACTCACAATGTCATCGGGACAGATCGTGCGCTTCATGGACCCCAGAGAGATTATACTGTGCGAGGTCAAAATCTGGG AGTGCATTGA
- the LOC112554567 gene encoding multiple epidermal growth factor-like domains protein 6, whose product MSGVCVVTPGEGCSRFRVFGSVFGEDCTKLCRCKSSSEVCINHNGRCPGECAWSYGSFNCQQYNAALFKQVNMTGEKFFPGTGTELKHLTGDKAVDNDLSTDLSRCALAYRFDGMEVLIMTVDMGRLVRVNKITLLGVDHDHPLKSRLQLELDDQVCLQRDLSYAPPQQEDVTCESDMVGRILKLTSFHKMIKLCELQVWECTAGMFGDNCERECLCKDPEEACDRVTGKCHSGCRLAHRQANCQERNVALVRKCQQSSFRPTTGNTPGGFCQYAVDGLRSTSLSFCAETHNSQGVGWIQVDLGINRYVTLVEVLGHHMHKSRLRELVVKVDGNLCEEFTTNHINEPIVRIRCRSAIYGRVVRIEKKLTYPNDKELTICELEVWECVDGSWGPECQYSCNCKDNKEVCHKVTGACQSDCPPGFMGTSCQEVCEPSKFGVQCQGTCHCYEDQAVCRPSDGNCP is encoded by the exons ATGTCTGGCGTTTGCGTTGTCACTCCTGGCGAGGGCTGCAGTCGCTTCAG AGTGTTTGGCAGTGTGTTCGGAGAGGACTGTACCAAGCTCTGTCGGTGCAAGAGCAGCAGCGAGGTGTGCATCAACCACAATGGTCGTTGTCCCGGCGAGTGCGCGTGGAGCTACGGCAGCTTCAACTGTCAACAGT ACAACGCTGCCCTGTTCAAACAGGTGAACATGACCGGCGAGAAATTCTTCCCAGGCACTGGCACAGAGTTAAAACACCTGACAGGTGACAAAGCTGTGGACAACGACCTTTCCACAGACCTCAGCCGGTGTGCTCTGGCCTACAG GTTTGATGGCATGGAGGTCCTGATCATGACAGTCGATATGGGTCGGCTGGTGAGGGTCAATAAAATCACTTTGCTGGGTGTCGACCATG ATCACCCACTGAAGAGCCGCCTGCAACTGGAGCTTGACGACCAGGTGTGCTTGCAGCGTGACCTGTCGTACGCGCCGCCTCAACAGGAAGACGTCACGTGCGAGTCGGACATGGTGGGGCGCATCTTGAAGCTGACGTCCTTCCATAAAATGATCAAACTGTGCGAACTGCAAGTGTGGG AGTGCACTGCAGGAATGTTTGGAGACAATTGTGAGCGTGAGTGCCTTTGCAAGGACCCAGAAGAGGCCTGTGACAGAGTGACTGGCAAATGTCACAGTGGATGTAGACTGGCACACCGACAGGCAAACTGTCAGGAAC GTAATGTTGCCCTGGTGAGAAAATGCCAACAAAGCTCATTTCGGCCGACCACTGGGAATACACCTGGAGGGTTCTGTCAGTATGCTGTGGACGGACTTCGCTCTACCTCCCTCAGCTTCTGTGCAGAGACCCACAACAGCCAAG GTGTTGGGTGGATCCAAGTGGACCTCGGCATTAACCGTTATGTCACTCTGGTTGAAGTCTTAGGTCATCACATGC ACAAATCCAGACTGAGGGAGCTGGTGGTGAAGGTAGATGGCAACCTGTGCGAAGAGTTCACTACAAACCACATCAACGAACCCATCGTGCGTATCAGGTGCAGGTCGGCGATTTACGGGCGAGTCGTGAGGATCGAAAAAAAGTTAACATACCCAAACGACAAAGAACTGACCATCTGTGAACTGGAAGTCTGGG agTGTGTAGACGGCTCGTGGGGCCCAGAGTGCCAGTACTCCTGTAACTGCAAGGACAACAAAGAAGTGTGTCACAAAGTCACAGGTGCCTGCCAGTCAGATTGTCCTCCAGGCTTCATGGGAACCAGCTGCCAGGAAG tgtgcgAGCCATCCAAGTTTGGAGTGCAGTGCCAGGGTACCTGCCATTGCTACGAAGACCAGGCGGTGTGCCGGCCCTCTGATGGAAACTGCCCATAG